One segment of Sesamum indicum cultivar Zhongzhi No. 13 linkage group LG4, S_indicum_v1.0, whole genome shotgun sequence DNA contains the following:
- the LOC105161116 gene encoding uncharacterized protein LOC105161116, which yields MDAARPALIQTYGSRTGKRRRSASSANSGVEGSPSFIKRLENPQGSITGTDDSLINDAKKRIGRFIYENGLDVNAVHSPSFQSMISLCSGQTKNQIPTSQELRGWIFKDAVKEMREYVKKIRNSWADTGCSILLDGWTDAKGRHLINILVDSPKGTVYLCSFDISDCIGNMDAMQSFIDKVLMEVGISSVVQIITYSTSAFMKEVGKQLMEKYRPIFWTVSSSCCIELMLEKLTGVNLIKETLEKAKTITRFIHSNPDVLKHLQDQTDGNGLLVASKTRSTQPFSTLENIVLEKETLKTLFLSSDPRSSALTSTAEGKNAADILADRTFWNGATTVLKAAIPLVRVIDWMNMGNKEQMGYIYETIDQAKETIKEEFKKKKYQYAPFWKAIDDVWNELLYSPLHSAGYFLNPNLFYSTDVYIDPEVVTGLFCCIVRSSQDLHVQDRITVQLEQYRVAKDAFSIGSAVDKRSNISPAIWWSRYGGQCPELQKLAIRILSQTCDGASKFQLKRSLAEILLTKGRSQAEQKRATDVVFLRYNMQLQNFASGKTDYIASNEVSPMDDWVMNNASQNSDTTLMEVDGGDTID from the exons ATGGATGCGGCCAGGCCAGcattaattcaaacatatgGATCCAGGACTGGAAAGCGTCGAAGGAGTGCTTCATCGGCGAACAGTGGGGTTGAAGGATCACCATCTTTCATAAAGAGACTGGAAAATCCACAAGGATCTATTACGGGCACTGATGATTCATTGATAAATGATGCTAAAAAGCGCATTGGTCGATTCATTTATGAGAATGGACTAGATGTCAATGCTGTCCATTCGCCTAGCTTCCAGAGTATGATTTCTCTTTGCTCTGGACAGACGAAGAACCAGATTCCTACCAGTCAGGAGTTGAGAGGTTGGATCTTTAAGGATGCAGTGAAAGAAATGCGTGAATATGTGAAGAAGATCAGAAATTCTTGGGCTGATACTGGTTGCAGCATCTTACTAGATGGATGGACAGATGCAAAGGGCCGTCAtctgattaatattttagtggACTCTCCGAAAGGCACAGTTTATCTTTGCTCGTTTGACATTTCTGATTGTATTGGGAACATGGATGCCATGCAGTCGTTCATTGACAAAGTTCTCATGGAGGTTGGGATCAGCAGTGTTGTTCAAATCATTACTTACTCAACCTCAGCCTTCATGAAGGAAGTCGGCAAGCAACTAATGGAGAAATACAGGCCGATTTTTTGGACGGTGAGCTCATCTTGCTGCATAGAACTTATGCTGGAGAAACTGACTGGTGTCAATCTGATCAAGGAGACACTGGAAAAGGCAAAAACCATCACAAGGTTCATACACAGCAATCCCGATGTTCTGAAACATCTTCAAGATCAGACGGATGGAAACGGTTTACTTGTGGCGTCCAAGACAAGGTCAACGCAACCTTTCTCAACGCTCGAGAATATTGTTCTCGAGAAGGAGACCTTGAAGACATTGTTTCTCTCTTCTGATCCCAGGAGCTCAGCCTTAACTTCGACTGCAGAGGGGAAAAACGCTGCTGACATATTGGCAGATCGGACGTTCTGGAATGGGGCCACAACTGTTCTGAAGGCAGCTATTCCGCTTGTGCGTGTCATAGATTGGATGAACATGGGAAACAAGGAACAAAtgggatatatatatgaaacaatTGATCAGGCCAAGGAAACGATTAAAGAGGaattcaagaagaagaagtacCAGTACGCCCCATTTTGGAAAGCAATAGACGACGTCTGGAACGAGCTCCTCTACAGCCCTCTTCACTCTGCTGGTTACTTTCTGAACCCAAATCTCTTCTATTCCACCGACGTGTATATCGATCCAGAAGTCGTCACCGGTCTCTTCTGCTGCATCGTCCGCTCAAGCCAAGATCTGCATGTTCAAGATCGTATAACTGTCCAGTTGGAACAGTACCGAGTAGCCAAGGATGCTTTCAGCATAGGATCTGCAGTTGATAAGAGATCAAATATCTCTCCAG CAATTTGGTGGTCCAGGTACGGCGGACAATGTCCTGAGCTACAGAAGCTAGCCATTCGAATTCTGAGCCAGACGTGCGATGGTGCCTCAAAATTTCAGCTCAAGAGGAGTCTGGCGGAGATATTGCTGACAAAGGGACGGAGCCAAGCAGAACAGAAACGGGCAACAGATGTCGTTTTTCTTCGTTACAACATGCAGCTACAGAACTTTGCTTCTGGTAAGACCGACTACATCGCTTCCAATGAGGTCAGCCCGATGGATGATTGGGTAATGAATAATGCATCCCAGAACAGCGACACTACATTGATGGAAGTGGATGGTGGGGATACAATTGATTGA